From Desulfuribacillus stibiiarsenatis, a single genomic window includes:
- a CDS encoding molybdopterin-dependent oxidoreductase, which produces MNKQPKECTLSRRDFFKTSAFLGGTGFLATTFPLATKSYASQLTSKNEYPYTNSENILYSSCLQCTTACSIKTKIHDGVVMKIDGNPYSPMTFAKNIPYELSPEDVTHIDGKLCAKGQAGIQHVYDPYRVRKVLKRNGPRGSNEWITIPFDQAIEEIVNGGKLFSAIGEDREVEGLKDIYTLRDAKVAKEMAADIAKIRKKEMTVKEFQDKHRDNLHVLIDPEHPDKGPKNNQFLFQVGRIHNGRKEFTTRFVKDSFGSVNWIEKTTLCSQTVNKAWTKSTSTFENGKWTGGVKTPRPDHANTEFLIVFGSIIFEANYGPVQQSEPITEGLESGRLKLAVVDPRMTKVASKAWKWVPMKPGGDGAFGLGMIRWILENERYDKNFLQNSTAAAAKAAGEPGLSDATYLVKIEGGRATKQLRADEIGIGTKDQLVVLVDGKPVAVNPNDSEQIIRGELFVDALLETGIQVKTPLQLIKEQAYSKSVVEWAEIAGAEEKDIVELAREFTSYGKKACVEFNRGVYKHTNGWHAAQALIALNILIGNFDWKGGTARPGGGWTYDGSKEGQQYPIGKLHTNKLSSFGIPITKEGWQYEESTLFSGYPAKRPWYPFSGNVAQETWPAINDEYPYPMKAVLISSHTPIYSIPGGQAQLKTLLDVKKVPLLISCDIVIGDTSMYADYIFPDVTYLERWGTPQQSHHTRVRSSHVRQPVIAPLTDTTTVFGEEVPLCLESLMMAVAEKLNLSGFGKDAFAKGSGLYRPEDYYFKLITNIAYGNGPGDEVPDANETEMELFRKTRSFFPKYVFDEDRWKKTITAEEWKKFVYIMNRGGRFQSYQDSYDGDFIKSKFKYTRFYIEDVANARHSMTGEYFYGYPIYEPIKDSMGNEVKDQEQFQLVTYKEAWGTQSRTISNYWGQLSILPENYVVMNKMDADALNISDGDMVRVTSTSNPEGTHLLDNEKSRPIVGKVQAIQGIRPGVIGISTHFGHWGYGSNDVNVDNQVIKGDARRGLGIHPNPLFRLDEHLNGTPLSEPIGGSVSFFDSRVNIRKV; this is translated from the coding sequence ATGAACAAACAGCCGAAAGAGTGCACGCTATCTAGACGCGATTTTTTCAAGACAAGTGCTTTTTTAGGTGGAACTGGATTCCTAGCAACAACTTTTCCGCTAGCCACGAAAAGTTATGCTAGCCAGTTAACATCTAAAAACGAATATCCATATACAAATTCAGAGAACATACTATACTCATCTTGTTTGCAATGTACAACGGCTTGTAGTATAAAGACAAAAATTCATGATGGTGTAGTTATGAAGATTGACGGAAACCCGTATAGTCCCATGACATTCGCTAAAAACATACCATACGAATTATCACCTGAAGACGTGACTCATATAGATGGCAAGTTATGTGCTAAAGGGCAAGCAGGGATTCAACATGTTTATGACCCTTACCGTGTCAGAAAGGTATTAAAAAGAAATGGCCCTAGAGGCTCTAATGAATGGATTACAATTCCATTCGATCAAGCTATCGAGGAAATTGTCAATGGTGGCAAACTCTTTAGTGCCATCGGAGAAGATAGAGAAGTAGAAGGTCTGAAAGATATTTACACTCTAAGAGACGCCAAAGTTGCGAAAGAAATGGCAGCGGATATTGCTAAGATACGAAAAAAAGAAATGACTGTAAAAGAGTTTCAAGATAAGCATCGTGACAATCTGCACGTTTTAATCGATCCTGAACACCCAGATAAAGGGCCGAAAAACAACCAATTCTTATTCCAGGTTGGTAGAATACACAACGGTCGCAAAGAATTCACAACTCGATTTGTAAAAGATTCATTTGGGAGTGTCAACTGGATTGAGAAAACTACTCTTTGTAGTCAAACAGTTAATAAGGCTTGGACTAAATCAACAAGCACATTTGAAAATGGCAAATGGACTGGTGGAGTTAAAACACCGCGTCCTGATCATGCGAATACGGAATTTTTAATTGTATTCGGCTCAATAATATTTGAAGCAAACTATGGACCTGTTCAACAATCGGAGCCAATTACAGAAGGTCTAGAAAGTGGACGATTGAAACTAGCAGTTGTTGATCCACGAATGACAAAAGTTGCGTCAAAAGCTTGGAAATGGGTTCCAATGAAACCAGGTGGTGACGGAGCATTTGGACTTGGTATGATTCGTTGGATTCTAGAAAATGAAAGATATGATAAGAACTTTCTACAAAATTCAACTGCGGCAGCGGCAAAGGCTGCGGGAGAGCCAGGCCTTAGCGATGCTACCTATTTAGTAAAAATTGAAGGAGGACGCGCCACAAAACAACTCAGAGCTGATGAAATTGGAATTGGGACAAAAGATCAGTTAGTTGTTCTAGTGGATGGTAAGCCTGTAGCAGTCAATCCGAATGATTCAGAACAGATTATTCGAGGAGAATTATTTGTAGATGCGTTATTAGAAACAGGCATTCAAGTTAAAACACCGTTGCAACTAATTAAGGAACAAGCGTATTCAAAGTCTGTTGTAGAATGGGCTGAGATTGCTGGCGCAGAAGAGAAAGATATCGTTGAGCTTGCACGTGAGTTTACATCTTACGGGAAAAAAGCATGTGTTGAATTTAATCGTGGTGTTTACAAGCACACTAACGGCTGGCATGCTGCACAAGCATTAATAGCATTAAACATTCTCATTGGAAATTTTGACTGGAAGGGCGGTACGGCACGTCCTGGTGGCGGCTGGACTTACGATGGTAGTAAAGAAGGACAACAATATCCTATAGGTAAGTTGCATACCAATAAACTTTCGAGCTTTGGGATTCCGATCACGAAAGAAGGCTGGCAGTACGAAGAATCAACCCTATTTAGTGGCTACCCAGCGAAGCGTCCTTGGTACCCATTTAGTGGAAACGTTGCGCAAGAAACGTGGCCAGCCATTAACGATGAATACCCATACCCGATGAAAGCTGTATTAATAAGCTCGCATACACCTATATATTCAATTCCTGGTGGGCAAGCACAATTAAAGACATTGTTAGATGTGAAAAAAGTTCCTTTATTAATTTCTTGTGATATCGTAATTGGTGATACAAGTATGTATGCGGACTATATTTTCCCAGATGTAACATATTTAGAGCGTTGGGGAACTCCTCAGCAATCGCATCATACTCGTGTACGATCAAGTCACGTAAGACAGCCAGTCATTGCTCCACTAACGGATACAACAACTGTTTTCGGAGAAGAAGTACCGTTGTGTTTAGAATCGCTAATGATGGCTGTGGCAGAAAAACTGAATCTATCAGGTTTTGGTAAAGATGCATTTGCAAAAGGATCCGGTTTGTATCGCCCTGAGGATTATTACTTCAAGTTAATAACAAACATCGCCTATGGAAATGGTCCTGGGGATGAAGTACCAGATGCGAATGAAACAGAAATGGAATTATTCCGAAAAACTCGAAGCTTTTTCCCGAAATATGTGTTTGATGAGGATCGTTGGAAAAAAACGATAACAGCAGAAGAGTGGAAAAAGTTCGTCTATATCATGAATCGCGGTGGAAGATTTCAATCCTATCAAGACTCATACGACGGTGATTTCATAAAGAGTAAATTCAAATATACGAGATTTTATATAGAAGATGTAGCCAATGCAAGACATTCAATGACGGGCGAATACTTCTATGGCTATCCAATCTATGAGCCAATCAAAGATTCGATGGGTAATGAAGTAAAAGATCAAGAACAATTCCAACTTGTCACCTATAAGGAGGCATGGGGAACACAATCGAGAACTATTTCAAACTACTGGGGTCAATTGAGCATTTTACCTGAAAATTACGTGGTTATGAATAAAATGGATGCTGATGCATTAAATATTTCTGACGGCGATATGGTTAGAGTAACTTCTACAAGTAATCCAGAAGGAACACACTTGCTAGATAATGAAAAATCTAGACCAATCGTAGGTAAAGTTCAAGCGATTCAAGGAATCCGTCCAGGTGTAATAGGGATTTCTACACACTTTGGTCATTGGGGCTATGGTTCAAATGACGTAAATGTAGATAATCAGGTAATTAAAGGAGACGCGCGCAGAGGACTGGGAATCCATCCAAATCCGTTGTTTAGATTGGATGAGCATCTGAACGGAACTCCCCTGAGTGAGCCAATTGGTGGTAGTGTATCGTTCTTTGATTCACGTGTTAACATAAGAAAAGTTTAA
- a CDS encoding class I SAM-dependent methyltransferase yields the protein MSAFDKVASNYDIWLEHAIGGFVYTVEKELLWHALQPTEGQTCLDLGCGTGIISMYFAEKGLQVTGIDISQAMIDVANSKILQYPHLSVKYQIADISLLPFDNDTFDYVIGNTVIEFVQNPKKVITEAMRVVKKGGRISIGCIQKESPWGLLYLDQGQNPDSIFSKAKFYTKTDIDFFYHKTPKYSYGLMLHPNELINMKDTDIHDLKEIELARSGKYPDSNAGFLVATWFKE from the coding sequence ATGAGTGCGTTTGATAAAGTTGCAAGCAACTACGATATTTGGTTAGAACATGCAATTGGTGGATTTGTGTATACGGTCGAGAAAGAATTATTATGGCATGCTTTACAGCCAACTGAAGGACAAACATGTTTAGACCTTGGTTGTGGAACTGGAATTATATCTATGTATTTCGCAGAAAAAGGATTGCAAGTAACTGGAATTGATATTTCTCAAGCAATGATCGATGTCGCAAATTCAAAAATACTTCAATACCCTCATCTCAGTGTAAAATATCAAATTGCTGATATCTCTCTTCTTCCTTTTGATAATGATACTTTTGATTATGTAATTGGCAACACGGTTATCGAATTTGTACAAAACCCAAAAAAAGTTATTACAGAAGCCATGAGAGTTGTCAAAAAAGGTGGACGCATCTCTATAGGTTGCATCCAGAAAGAAAGTCCTTGGGGCCTTTTATATCTCGATCAAGGGCAAAATCCTGACAGCATTTTCTCTAAAGCGAAGTTTTATACGAAGACGGACATTGATTTTTTTTATCATAAAACACCTAAGTATTCATATGGTTTAATGCTTCATCCTAACGAATTAATCAATATGAAAGATACCGATATACACGATCTGAAAGAAATAGAATTAGCACGAAGCGGGAAATATCCTGATAGTAATGCGGGGTTCCTTGTTGCTACTTGGTTCAAAGAGTAA
- a CDS encoding polysaccharide deacetylase family protein, with protein sequence MPVSKHVLLTFDDGPSRQLIPILNILKEKRVRAMFFWNTKLLYKERPWQRVIREGHIIATHCHSHKKLDNLTKEQQYKQIKTSITILEDITRIKVKYFRPPYGRFNEDTMVILRDLNVLPVMWDISSCDWINKEAPENIICNVISHISDGSIILLHELKQTVTILPRLIDEIRKQGFHFTLL encoded by the coding sequence ATGCCTGTTTCAAAACATGTGCTTTTAACATTTGATGATGGGCCTAGTCGCCAACTTATACCGATATTAAATATATTAAAAGAGAAACGCGTGAGAGCCATGTTTTTCTGGAATACTAAGTTGCTATACAAGGAACGGCCATGGCAAAGAGTAATACGAGAAGGGCATATCATAGCTACTCATTGTCATAGCCATAAAAAATTAGATAATTTAACAAAAGAGCAACAGTATAAACAAATTAAAACGAGCATTACAATACTAGAAGATATTACAAGAATCAAGGTGAAATATTTTAGACCTCCATATGGTAGATTCAATGAAGATACTATGGTAATTTTACGAGATTTAAATGTTCTACCTGTAATGTGGGATATTTCCTCTTGTGACTGGATTAATAAGGAAGCACCCGAGAACATTATTTGTAATGTGATTAGTCATATTTCTGATGGTTCGATTATCCTTTTACATGAATTAAAACAAACGGTTACTATTCTTCCTCGGCTTATCGATGAAATCCGAAAACAAGGGTTTCATTTTACGCTACTCTAA
- a CDS encoding 4Fe-4S dicluster domain-containing protein — protein MKNKLVLNRRKFLHATSGVLLTGAALTVSGCELEEQVPIKAHCGMIMDASKCIGCMACVAACKSENNVPLGVSRTRVVDGEQGSYPNGNRIFKPELCNQCENAPCIEPCPVGATFKNERGLVVIDQTKCISCGLCVQACPYSARFIHKMANSADKCDLCEKRRQQGLMPACAEVCTTAARIFGKVTDKDTKFAQLLKRSDLSVAKPELNTKPQIYYIGI, from the coding sequence ATGAAAAATAAGCTAGTCTTGAATAGAAGAAAATTTCTTCATGCTACTAGTGGTGTTTTATTAACAGGTGCTGCTTTAACGGTTTCAGGTTGCGAGCTCGAGGAACAAGTTCCAATCAAAGCACATTGTGGAATGATTATGGATGCTTCAAAATGCATAGGTTGTATGGCTTGTGTAGCGGCATGTAAATCTGAAAATAACGTACCATTGGGAGTTAGCAGAACAAGAGTAGTAGATGGAGAGCAGGGTAGCTATCCTAATGGAAATCGAATCTTCAAACCAGAATTATGCAACCAATGCGAGAATGCTCCATGTATTGAGCCTTGTCCCGTGGGCGCAACTTTTAAAAACGAGCGCGGGTTAGTAGTGATTGACCAAACCAAATGCATTTCCTGTGGACTATGCGTACAGGCATGTCCATACAGTGCTAGGTTTATTCACAAAATGGCGAATTCAGCAGACAAATGTGATTTATGTGAAAAAAGAAGACAGCAAGGTTTAATGCCGGCTTGTGCTGAAGTATGTACAACAGCTGCAAGAATATTTGGTAAAGTCACTGATAAAGATACAAAGTTTGCGCAACTATTAAAAAGATCGGACCTAAGTGTAGCTAAGCCGGAACTGAATACAAAACCACAAATTTATTATATTGGAATATAG
- a CDS encoding molybdopterin dinucleotide binding domain-containing protein, with the protein MTNDNKEFEIEKETTDKDRASRKDFLKKAGMAGLAGAATLATSTFPVRANQDRKANKKLDSIGTELDHNVRNVYTNCLGCDHRCGVRVRVEDDRITRVQGNPYSPQNMAFDEIEYATPAKESLKKAGRICLKGGSAAHVAHDPYRIIKPLKRKGPRGSDQWEVISWNQLIEEVVEGGKLFKHIGEDRHVEGLREVRSFDPVDPLQPELGPKANQVLFANGGGGYQQPRPGLITRWTDSYGTINYVDHTDACQLGWYMGFRFANDFKADNWRPDYINAKFIMTMGITVFTGGKPGLIGISSLATKRVEEGQLKMVTIDPKAPRTKLAKWVPVKPGRDMSILLGMTRWIFENGKFDTKFLENTSEKAAKADKEKTYSGATYLVMPEKRRHVRGKDIGYSGDDAEKYVVLDPQTKEMKLFDQVDHGELFYTGELELEGKKTQVKTGLTVWKELTYEHTLDEYAEDAGVSKATIIELATEFTSYGKQAATDSYRGLGHQPGGAYIGWAMWMMNNLIGNIGHKGGLVKAGGNFDYTKGYYDLKLSGAPKKEGVRLDRRQFEYENTTEYKNLVAANKNPYPSKLPWYPLNIRGGAWCEMFMGADHKYPYPAKIAITYWADLVYNSPSGTRFEETFSDTDKIPLHIAVSTQYGMTARLADYIVPDCTYLDGMYFTLGYHFSPVKVNALRAPAVTNPAGVTLETFLADTAKRLGMVGFGEGAIPDKNGKLHPFHISEDYCAKAYANIAYNAKTPSASAEEIKFVEENHVCTDLFKKSITEEEWAKVCYLLARGGVFENYEDAFDADGLHKHTPAQPFFFYSDRLAKTKNPATGELWPDLPRIDLPGKDFFGRSIDELDGPEYNFYLTSTKHPTMTKGRSQNFYWALEITPENYVEINVNDAQKLGINDGDKVKVSSTVLPKGAIGNAKVTNLVAEGVVGIYHSWGQRGYGATDVQIDGAEQAIQGMKLGKWNDNLFGEELKGFIHGNHVIKDSRRGKGIFANELCGLFEYNGNRTISVDPTNGAPNYYYHKVKIEKV; encoded by the coding sequence GTGACTAACGATAATAAAGAATTTGAAATCGAAAAAGAAACAACAGATAAAGATAGGGCTTCGAGAAAAGATTTTTTGAAGAAAGCTGGGATGGCAGGTCTTGCTGGAGCGGCAACATTGGCAACAAGCACTTTTCCGGTAAGAGCCAATCAGGATAGAAAAGCAAACAAAAAATTAGATTCGATAGGTACTGAGTTAGATCACAATGTAAGAAACGTATACACAAATTGTCTAGGCTGTGATCATCGCTGTGGGGTACGTGTCCGTGTAGAAGATGATAGAATTACTAGAGTCCAAGGCAATCCGTACAGCCCACAGAATATGGCGTTTGACGAGATTGAATATGCAACTCCTGCTAAGGAATCTTTAAAAAAGGCTGGTAGGATATGTTTAAAAGGTGGATCAGCAGCACACGTAGCGCATGATCCTTATAGAATTATTAAACCTTTAAAAAGAAAAGGTCCAAGGGGATCTGATCAGTGGGAAGTTATCTCTTGGAATCAATTAATTGAAGAAGTAGTAGAAGGTGGTAAGCTTTTTAAACATATTGGAGAAGATCGACATGTTGAAGGATTAAGAGAGGTTAGAAGTTTCGATCCGGTTGACCCATTACAACCAGAATTAGGCCCTAAGGCAAACCAAGTACTCTTTGCCAATGGCGGTGGAGGTTATCAGCAACCTAGACCAGGACTCATTACTCGTTGGACTGATTCATATGGAACTATTAACTATGTGGATCACACAGATGCATGTCAGCTAGGATGGTATATGGGATTCCGCTTTGCCAATGATTTCAAAGCAGATAACTGGCGTCCTGATTATATTAATGCGAAATTCATTATGACAATGGGTATTACTGTGTTTACAGGCGGAAAGCCTGGGTTAATAGGTATCTCATCTCTAGCTACAAAACGGGTAGAAGAAGGTCAACTTAAAATGGTAACTATCGATCCTAAGGCACCAAGAACGAAGTTGGCAAAATGGGTTCCAGTTAAGCCAGGTAGAGATATGTCGATACTGTTAGGTATGACTCGTTGGATTTTTGAAAATGGAAAGTTCGATACCAAATTCCTTGAGAATACTTCCGAAAAAGCTGCCAAAGCTGATAAGGAAAAGACTTATTCAGGAGCGACTTATCTGGTTATGCCGGAAAAACGTCGCCATGTGCGAGGTAAAGATATCGGTTATAGTGGGGACGATGCAGAAAAATATGTTGTTCTAGATCCACAAACCAAAGAAATGAAATTATTTGACCAAGTTGATCATGGAGAACTCTTCTATACAGGAGAATTGGAACTTGAAGGCAAAAAAACTCAAGTCAAGACGGGACTGACTGTTTGGAAAGAACTGACATATGAGCATACGCTTGATGAATATGCAGAAGATGCTGGTGTATCTAAAGCTACAATCATAGAATTAGCAACAGAGTTTACAAGTTATGGTAAACAGGCAGCTACTGATAGCTATAGAGGGCTTGGACATCAGCCAGGTGGCGCATACATTGGTTGGGCAATGTGGATGATGAACAACCTAATTGGGAATATCGGCCATAAAGGCGGACTTGTAAAAGCTGGAGGAAACTTTGATTATACAAAAGGTTATTATGATCTTAAGCTGTCAGGAGCTCCTAAAAAAGAGGGAGTAAGACTTGATAGAAGACAGTTTGAATATGAGAACACAACGGAATATAAGAATTTAGTCGCCGCTAACAAAAATCCATACCCATCAAAGCTGCCTTGGTATCCGCTGAATATACGAGGTGGTGCATGGTGTGAAATGTTTATGGGTGCAGATCATAAGTATCCATATCCAGCAAAGATTGCAATCACGTATTGGGCTGATTTAGTTTATAATAGCCCATCAGGGACAAGATTTGAGGAAACATTTAGTGACACTGATAAGATACCGCTTCATATTGCAGTAAGTACACAATATGGAATGACGGCAAGATTGGCTGACTACATTGTTCCTGATTGCACCTATTTAGATGGAATGTATTTCACATTAGGATATCATTTCTCACCAGTTAAAGTAAATGCTCTTAGAGCACCTGCTGTGACAAATCCTGCCGGAGTAACATTAGAGACCTTTTTAGCAGACACTGCTAAACGTTTAGGTATGGTAGGTTTTGGTGAAGGAGCAATACCTGATAAAAATGGAAAATTGCATCCGTTTCATATAAGTGAAGACTATTGTGCAAAGGCATATGCCAACATTGCATATAATGCTAAAACTCCGAGTGCATCAGCAGAAGAAATCAAGTTTGTTGAGGAAAATCACGTTTGCACGGATTTATTTAAAAAATCGATCACAGAAGAAGAGTGGGCAAAAGTATGTTATTTATTAGCTAGGGGTGGAGTCTTTGAGAACTATGAAGACGCATTTGATGCTGATGGGCTTCATAAACACACTCCTGCTCAACCGTTTTTCTTCTATAGTGATCGGTTGGCAAAAACTAAAAACCCAGCGACTGGCGAGCTGTGGCCAGATTTACCTCGCATTGATTTGCCAGGAAAAGATTTCTTTGGAAGATCCATTGATGAATTGGATGGACCTGAATACAATTTTTATCTAACATCAACAAAACATCCGACGATGACGAAGGGGAGATCACAGAATTTCTATTGGGCATTAGAAATTACGCCGGAAAACTACGTGGAAATCAATGTGAATGATGCTCAGAAGCTTGGTATAAATGATGGTGACAAGGTAAAGGTGTCATCTACAGTATTACCTAAGGGCGCAATAGGAAATGCTAAAGTCACAAATCTAGTTGCTGAAGGTGTTGTTGGTATCTACCACTCGTGGGGACAAAGAGGCTATGGTGCTACGGATGTCCAAATAGATGGAGCTGAGCAAGCAATCCAAGGTATGAAACTAGGCAAATGGAACGATAATCTCTTTGGTGAAGAGCTTAAAGGGTTTATCCATGGGAATCACGTAATCAAGGACTCCCGAAGAGGCAAAGGTATCTTTGCAAACGAGTTGTGTGGTTTGTTTGAGTATAATGGGAATCGAACCATAAGCGTTGATCCAACAAATGGAGCACCAAACTATTATTATCACAAAGTAAAGATTGAAAAGGTTTAA
- a CDS encoding substrate-binding domain-containing protein has translation MLNRKTMIFMAIIPLLLGTIFLYEVLNRNDKEYDVVFADLEEYNSKQNIEGQKLRVALATGISPKSNLQYYTDLMHFIEQKTGFHIEVIQRKSYSEINNLLSLNLIDVALICSSSYVILENEVDLLVAPEFHGEHQYQSFIIVKSDSDIHSFNQLQGKTFAFSDPISTTGFFYPKSLLLKSNHTMDSYFANYFFTYSHDNSIYSVINGLADGAAVDSTIFRKLTKQDPLILEKLRVINSSPYYCNSPIVASKNLSPDIKKRLIDALISINDSAEDKELFQKYGITGYHDEKTVNYKVVKDLVHEVLNESK, from the coding sequence ATGTTAAATAGGAAAACAATGATTTTTATGGCGATTATTCCGTTATTGTTGGGCACAATTTTCTTGTATGAAGTATTAAATCGTAATGATAAAGAATATGATGTTGTTTTTGCTGATCTAGAAGAATATAATAGCAAGCAAAATATAGAAGGTCAAAAGCTCAGAGTCGCCTTAGCTACTGGTATATCACCAAAAAGCAATTTGCAATATTACACTGATTTAATGCATTTTATTGAACAGAAAACAGGATTTCATATAGAAGTAATTCAACGGAAAAGTTACTCAGAGATTAATAATTTGTTATCCTTAAATTTAATAGATGTGGCACTAATTTGCTCTTCTAGCTATGTTATTCTCGAAAATGAAGTTGATTTGTTAGTTGCTCCTGAATTTCATGGAGAGCATCAATACCAATCATTTATAATCGTTAAGTCGGACAGTGATATTCATAGTTTTAATCAATTACAAGGGAAAACGTTTGCGTTTTCTGACCCAATATCTACAACAGGTTTTTTTTATCCTAAATCCCTATTGTTAAAGAGTAATCATACAATGGATAGTTATTTTGCGAATTATTTTTTTACTTACAGTCATGATAATTCTATTTATAGTGTTATAAATGGCTTAGCAGATGGGGCTGCTGTTGATAGTACAATTTTTCGGAAATTAACGAAACAAGACCCCTTGATATTAGAAAAACTTCGTGTCATAAATAGTTCACCTTATTATTGCAATTCGCCAATAGTAGCAAGTAAAAATTTAAGTCCCGATATTAAGAAACGTTTAATTGATGCACTTATTTCTATTAACGATAGTGCTGAAGATAAAGAACTGTTTCAGAAGTATGGCATTACGGGGTACCATGATGAAAAAACTGTTAATTATAAGGTAGTTAAAGATTTAGTACATGAGGTTCTAAATGAATCAAAATAA
- a CDS encoding sensor histidine kinase yields the protein MNQNNNLLYKLYELIKLNRLLSIRIKFMGIVVLMVLLLGYSNHYVITKNLSNLIEEQLLQHARSLGENLSAIVADPVLTNNLYELHNIIDRTIRDDIHVRYIFILDTNNNIVVSSLPEQLPKGLREINETVNNEISIKRLQTDEGIIWDLAAPIADGLAGTLRIAITDEYRVLGIKQVTKNIIISSFVIMFISLILAYLLTRLLTKSLFTLYNFTKQLGQGKYDILIKPDIWAGKEINSLNSAFYEMVKNLKTLREKEENAQKARKNLLQKTINAQEDERKRIARELHDEANQHLAAINYGLDNLRHINDIDRIKAEAQELKVLVKEASDSLRALAWELRPKLLDEFGLVLAMKKYLEYLRVQYGLMISFTSNVDSIPVPHTHKISIYRIVQEALINIIKHANAKKIEVAIQKSKENIIITIDDDGIGFDHYDKESLGIYGMHERATLIGGKLNINSNVGEGTTVLLSLEINVEEIE from the coding sequence ATGAATCAAAATAATAATTTATTATATAAACTTTATGAACTAATAAAGCTTAATAGGCTATTGTCGATTCGTATAAAATTTATGGGTATTGTTGTACTGATGGTTTTATTACTTGGATATTCAAATCATTATGTTATTACTAAAAATCTATCCAATCTTATTGAAGAGCAATTACTGCAACATGCTAGGTCTCTTGGTGAGAATTTATCTGCTATAGTTGCCGATCCGGTTCTTACGAATAATCTTTACGAACTTCATAATATTATTGATAGGACGATTCGAGATGATATTCATGTCCGATATATTTTTATATTAGATACTAACAATAACATCGTTGTGAGCAGTCTCCCGGAACAATTACCGAAAGGGCTTCGTGAAATCAATGAAACAGTAAATAATGAGATTTCTATTAAAAGGCTACAAACAGACGAAGGAATAATATGGGATTTAGCGGCACCTATTGCCGATGGGTTGGCAGGCACATTACGTATTGCGATTACAGACGAGTATCGGGTACTTGGTATCAAACAAGTAACTAAGAATATTATTATAAGTTCATTTGTAATTATGTTTATATCACTTATATTGGCATATCTATTAACCCGCCTTTTGACAAAGTCTTTATTTACGCTTTACAACTTTACTAAACAACTGGGACAAGGAAAATACGATATACTTATAAAACCAGACATATGGGCTGGAAAAGAAATCAATAGCTTAAATAGTGCATTTTATGAAATGGTTAAGAATTTAAAGACTTTACGTGAAAAAGAAGAGAATGCGCAGAAGGCGAGAAAAAACTTGCTTCAAAAAACTATTAATGCCCAAGAAGATGAGCGGAAGAGGATTGCTAGAGAGCTACATGATGAGGCAAATCAACATTTAGCGGCTATAAACTATGGATTAGATAACTTACGGCATATAAATGATATAGATAGAATAAAAGCTGAAGCGCAGGAACTAAAAGTTCTTGTAAAAGAAGCATCCGATAGTTTGCGTGCTTTAGCATGGGAATTAAGACCAAAGTTGTTGGATGAATTTGGACTTGTATTAGCTATGAAAAAATATTTAGAATATTTACGTGTGCAATATGGCTTGATGATTAGTTTTACATCTAATGTTGACAGTATCCCTGTTCCGCATACTCATAAAATTTCAATTTACCGTATTGTACAAGAGGCACTTATAAATATCATCAAACATGCAAATGCAAAGAAAATTGAAGTTGCAATCCAAAAAAGTAAAGAAAATATTATTATAACTATAGATGATGATGGTATTGGTTTTGACCATTATGATAAAGAATCATTAGGAATATATGGGATGCATGAAAGGGCTACATTAATAGGTGGTAAACTGAATATAAACTCTAACGTTGGGGAAGGGACAACTGTATT